One window of the Candidatus Microbacterium colombiense genome contains the following:
- the rplM gene encoding 50S ribosomal protein L13, giving the protein MTRTYTPKAGEVQRDWVVIDATDVVLGRLASHAATLLRGKHKPTFANHIDSGDFVIIVNAEKVALTGQKLQKKLAYRHSGYPGGLKSVTYAELLEKNPVRAVEKAIRGMLPKNSLGRQQLSKLKVYVGAEHPHAAQQPQTYTLDQVAQ; this is encoded by the coding sequence GTGACGCGCACTTATACCCCCAAGGCTGGCGAAGTCCAGCGCGACTGGGTCGTCATCGACGCCACCGACGTCGTTCTCGGCCGTCTGGCTTCGCACGCCGCTACGCTCCTGCGTGGCAAGCACAAGCCGACCTTCGCCAACCACATCGACTCGGGTGACTTCGTCATCATCGTGAACGCCGAGAAGGTCGCGCTCACCGGTCAGAAGCTCCAGAAGAAGCTGGCTTACCGTCACTCGGGTTACCCGGGCGGCCTGAAGTCGGTCACCTACGCCGAGCTCCTCGAGAAGAACCCGGTCCGCGCTGTGGAGAAGGCCATCCGTGGCATGCTCCCCAAGAACAGCCTCGGCCGCCAGCAGCTGTCGAAGCTGAAGGTCTACGTGGGCGCCGAGCACCCGCACGCCGCTCAGCAGCCGCAGACGTACACCCTCGACCAGGTCGCCCAGTAA
- the rpsI gene encoding 30S ribosomal protein S9, giving the protein MADIQDTTENPQSFSTSTPETDAVEAAPRPVLSVPGAAVGRRKQAIARVRIVPGSGTITVNGRTIEDYFPNKLHQQLINDPFTVLNLAGAYDVIARISGGGPSGQAGALRLGIARSLNGIDEENNRPTLKKAGFLSRDARVKERKKAGLKKARKAPQYSKR; this is encoded by the coding sequence GTGGCTGACATCCAGGACACCACCGAAAACCCCCAGAGCTTCTCGACCTCGACTCCCGAGACCGACGCAGTCGAGGCGGCTCCCCGCCCCGTGCTCAGCGTCCCGGGTGCCGCAGTCGGTCGTCGCAAGCAGGCCATCGCCCGCGTGCGCATCGTCCCCGGCTCCGGAACGATCACGGTCAACGGCCGCACGATCGAGGACTACTTCCCGAACAAGCTGCACCAGCAGCTGATCAACGACCCGTTCACGGTGCTGAACCTCGCCGGCGCATACGACGTCATCGCTCGTATCTCCGGTGGTGGCCCCTCGGGCCAGGCCGGTGCGCTGCGGCTCGGCATCGCCCGTTCGCTGAACGGTATCGACGAGGAGAACAACCGTCCGACCCTGAAGAAGGCCGGCTTCCTCTCGCGCGACGCTCGCGTCAAGGAGCGCAAGAAGGCTGGACTCAAGAAGGCCCGCAAGGCGCCTCAGTACTCGAAGCGTTAA